A region of the Bacteroidota bacterium genome:
ACTAATCATTTTGCTGCAGTGCATTTTTATACTGATGGTGCATATCATTATGGCTGGTTGCGTTTAAATGTTAGTGTTGAAGAAGGTATTACGCTATTGGATTATGCCTATGAGTTAACACCGGAAACGCCAATTACTACGGCAATTAAAAATTATTCGACATCATGGATTTCGGTTGCTGATGCAGGTATTTCTGAAACAGCTGCCGATTTAAATTTTAATTTTTCTGCTGCCGGCGATGAAGTTGATATTGATGCTTATCGTGTAATTTGTGTAAAATCGGATATCACTGATTTTAATGTAGATGATGCTAATATTTTAGGCAGCGACAGATATATAAGTATTATTCCGGATGGCAGTGCTGATTATGCAGGTAATTTTATTTCCGGTGGATTGGATAGTGATGGTGATGCGATTGTTGCCGGGCAGGAATATCAATTATATGTTTTAAATGTAATGAGTGCTGCCAGTAATTATTTAAATATATTATCGCAAGCTTCCATGCCGGTTATTTTAGTGGATACCGTTGCAGCAGCAATTGATTTAAGTATTGCAGATGTATTTAATAATGGTGATGCAACAGACATTCGTGTTAATTTTTCGGCACCTGCTATTGAGCAAGGTATAATGGAGTATCGGGTAATTATTGCACAAAAAGATGATGCAGATATTTTTACAATTGATAATGCGTTAGCATTAGATGCAACACGTTATACAACAGTATTGCCTGGTTTGGAAGCGTATGAATTATTTTTATCTGAAACAATTTTAGACGTTGCAGGAAATGTGATTGTTCCTGATAAATATAAAGTATTTATATTAAGTATTCCTGATGGCACATCGGTTGTAAATGCACAAATGACTGAAGCATCAAATATCGTTTCGCTTGAGCAGGCAACATCGCAAGTTGCAGGAATTGTTTTAGAAGATATTTCAGATATTGGAAATGGAGAAGATATTAAAATTAGTTTTCCAATTCCGGCTTTTGAGCAAACCATAGCAACGTACCGCGTTTTTCTTGTAGATTTTGCAACCGCATTTAGTTTTAATTTAGATGCAGCATTAGCCACAACAAATTATTTCGAAGTTACACCAGCCGGAACCGATATTATTTTAAACGGCGATGCCACAACCCGCGACAGCCAAGGCAATTTAATTACATGGGGCGTACCATATTATGCCTATGTGTTATCGATGGCAAGCGATTATGGAATAGGCGATACATTATCAGCACCCAGCAACCAAATCATATTAAATTTTCCGGTTGAAATTGCAAACAATAATTTAAATACACCTGTAATATTTTCTGCTATTGATGGCATACATGTAGCATTAAACAATAACGATTCCGGCATTTTCGAATTATACAACACCGCCGGACAATTAATCACCACCACCAAATTAATTACCTCAACAACAATCATCCCAACCACCCAACCCACCGGCATCTACATCACCCGAATTTTCACATCCGGCAAATGGTATTATTCAAAAATCCAATTGTAAAAAAAAGATTGCCAAACAACCCACCCAAAAAAAAAAAAACCCCCCCTTTTTTTCCCCCTTAAAAAAATTATAAAAAAAAAAAAAAAAAAAAAAAAAAAAAAACCCCAAATTGATTCCAAAATCAATCATCCCACAACCCCATATTGATTTATCTCAACATAAACCGATGTAACATATTTAAAAAAAATTAGAATGAAACGACCCACCAACCCCTTTAAGGGTTGCATATTTTTAGCAAATGAAATGAAACGATTCACCAAACCCCATCCGGGGTGAAACAAATTCACAAAACCCCAATGCTACGACCCCCCAACCCCTTTAGGGGTTGCATATTTTTAGCAAAATGAAATTGAACGATCCACAAACCCACCGGGGTGAAAAGAAATTCTCCAAACCCCAACCTCACGATTCACCAACCCCTTTAGGGGTTACATATTTTTAAATGAAATTGAAACAAAAAACCAAACCCCATCCGGGGTGAAACAATTACACCAAATTCACCAAACCCTGCTACCCACCAACCCTTTAGGGGTTGCATATTTTAATTAGCAAATCAAAATCATACGATTCCCAACCCCCTTAGGGGTAAATGAAATTGCGAACAAACCCCAGGTTACCACGTCACCAACCCCGGTTTTTGAAATTGAAACGAAAAACCATGCAGAAACAAAATCCCTACGCCATTTTGTTGATAGCGGAAACAAACTAATGGACCAATGTGATAATGTACCGATGTACCAATGGAACAGCCGGTTTTGAATAAAAATTTAATTAACTGTTTGTTGCAGCGAAAAGCCCGCAAGGATTTTGATACAGAGCGCGATGTTGATGCTCCAAATTAATGTACCAATTAGTTAATGTACCGATGTACCAATGGAACAGCCAAAAAATGTGCTAATTTGTTGATGTGCTTATGTTCTAATTAAACAGCCGGTTTCGAGTGAGATTTTTAATTATTAGTTTTTTGATGGACAAATTACCAATTGAACAGCCGGATTATATGCTATAATTCATCATTTTACACAAAACTATACACCCATTGGCGGCGTGTTAACTCAAATTTGGCTTGTGATAATCAAAAACGGCAGCATTTTTGTTTATTTGCAACAGTTCAAATATGAAAAGCTCAATAAAACCCTATAAATCATCGTTTTATAAGGTTGGACAGAGCCCTGATACATGAGAAACAGCCTGCTATTATTGCTTCTTTTTACATTTTTTACCGCGTCGGCGCAAACAAAACCGACGGGAGAGGCCAAACGTATTCTCATTTTGCTGGATGGCAGCGGCAGCATGGTTGACCCCTGGAAGGGCACTACCAAATGGGAAGTAGCAAAAAAACTGGTTGTAAAAACGATCGATAGCATACAAAAAGCCGACCCTACGGTGGAAATCGGGCTCAGGGTGTTTGGACATCAGAGTCCGCGTGCCGCTCACGATTGTAAAGATTCAAAACTGGAAGTATCGATATCAAAAAATTCGGGTTATAACGTTAAAAATGCGCTGAACCGGATTACGCCACAGGGTTACACGCCGATTGCATACTCTTTGTTTTTATCGGCCGGTGATTTTATTTCAACGGAAGGCACAAATTCCATTATTTTAATTACCGATGGAATTGAAAATTGTGATGGTGATCCATGTGCAAGTTCCCAGGCATTGCGTGATAAAAAAATTACGTTAAAACCATTTGTTATTGGTTTGGGATTGGAAGAAAAAGATAAAAAACAATTTGATTGTATCGGTAATTATTATGATGCCGGCGATGAAAAAACATTTTCGAATGCGATGAGTATTGTGGTGTCGCAGGCATTAAATATTACTACCACACAAATCAATTTATTAGATGCATTTGGGTTGCCGGTTGAAAAAAATATTGAGATTACATTGTATGATCATTTAAGTGGTGAGGTGCGTTATAATTATGTGCATACACCTGATGCGAGAAATCAGCCGGATACTTTGTTTTTAAATCCGATTGGAAAATATGATATTGTAGTGCATACAACACCACCGGTTTATTTAAATGAAGTGGAACTGGTTCCGGGCAAACATAATATAATCGGAATTGATGTGCCACTGGGAAATTTAGTTGTTACTGAAGGCACAGGTGCGGTATTTAGTCAGAAACAATGTGTAGTGAGGAATAATACTACCGGTGAAATTATTTATGTGCAGAATTTTAATACCACGCAACGTTATATTGCCGGAATTTATGATATTGATGTGCTTACTATTCCACGTTTGCATTTTGAAAATTATGAAATAAAAGGTGGTGTAAATAATAAAATAGATATTCCATTACCGGGCACATTAAATTTATCGACCACCGAAAATAAAGTTTATAGTATTTATTTGGTGAAAGACGGTAAATTGGAAAAAGTATATGAAGGTAGTTTGAATGCAAATATGGAAAGTATTCAATTATTACCAGGCGATTATAAAATATTTAGTCGCTCCAACATTAAAAAATATTCGGCGAACACAAAAGATATTTCTATTACGATTAAAAGTGCAAAAACATCTATTATTAAAATTTGAAGCAGTCGATATTATATAAAAATATTTTTGGCTTGCTGATACTGTTTATCGGTTTCAGTTTACAAACGTATGCCCAA
Encoded here:
- a CDS encoding VWA domain-containing protein is translated as MRNSLLLLLLFTFFTASAQTKPTGEAKRILILLDGSGSMVDPWKGTTKWEVAKKLVVKTIDSIQKADPTVEIGLRVFGHQSPRAAHDCKDSKLEVSISKNSGYNVKNALNRITPQGYTPIAYSLFLSAGDFISTEGTNSIILITDGIENCDGDPCASSQALRDKKITLKPFVIGLGLEEKDKKQFDCIGNYYDAGDEKTFSNAMSIVVSQALNITTTQINLLDAFGLPVEKNIEITLYDHLSGEVRYNYVHTPDARNQPDTLFLNPIGKYDIVVHTTPPVYLNEVELVPGKHNIIGIDVPLGNLVVTEGTGAVFSQKQCVVRNNTTGEIIYVQNFNTTQRYIAGIYDIDVLTIPRLHFENYEIKGGVNNKIDIPLPGTLNLSTTENKVYSIYLVKDGKLEKVYEGSLNANMESIQLLPGDYKIFSRSNIKKYSANTKDISITIKSAKTSIIKI
- a CDS encoding T9SS type A sorting domain-containing protein, with product MKPKSKQSERKLTLQNYSAFSAAFLTMAASGSAQIVYTDVDPDLQVYIDDIGLDMDGNGTNDFKLVFLSESFASFAPNELKLRINPLGDNQVAYSIQNVPVTYSGTPWYTYNAGATQIMFTNIPLLNEGAVIDEAFNFQSDLAVLYEKLFFYIYSSSNIEPIAGGLWNGTTNHFAAVHFYTDGAYHYGWLRLNVSVEEGITLLDYAYELTPETPITTAIKNYSTSWISVADAGISETAADLNFNFSAAGDEVDIDAYRVICVKSDITDFNVDDANILGSDRYISIIPDGSADYAGNFISGGLDSDGDAIVAGQEYQLYVLNVMSAASNYLNILSQASMPVILVDTVAAAIDLSIADVFNNGDATDIRVNFSAPAIEQGIMEYRVIIAQKDDADIFTIDNALALDATRYTTVLPGLEAYELFLSETILDVAGNVIVPDKYKVFILSIPDGTSVVNAQMTEASNIVSLEQATSQVAGIVLEDISDIGNGEDIKISFPIPAFEQTIATYRVFLVDFATAFSFNLDAALATTNYFEVTPAGTDIILNGDATTRDSQGNLITWGVPYYAYVLSMASDYGIGDTLSAPSNQIILNFPVEIANNNLNTPVIFSAIDGIHVALNNNDSGIFELYNTAGQLITTTKLITSTTIIPTTQPTGIYITRIFTSGKWYYSKIQL